Proteins from one Triticum aestivum cultivar Chinese Spring chromosome 7A, IWGSC CS RefSeq v2.1, whole genome shotgun sequence genomic window:
- the LOC123153136 gene encoding protein transport protein sec31, whose product MSPYEGCARREFLLAGPCKIPLKSTKSITDLCQPPPFPSLSPRPRSQPTPCRRRRRIRSPPTVLLLSPPSSRSVRDPAAVLALRPRSSSRYRAPPEIQPPSSRSAGDLAAVLALCLRSSRRPHAQGSTPSLDPHPPAPNFVRHLPRASPLSTPPRAPALPRALHPCSPFLLPPIEIHPRALHTAAPLLKPAVCCCRSPHRLVFSNRKRWVTECQGVWSDDLGPWRVGGSRLQEHHRGNDISCSNGM is encoded by the exons ATGTCGCCGTACGAAGGGT GCGCGAGACGGGAATTTCTTTTGGCTGGCCCGTGCAAAATACCCCTCAAATCGACCAAGTCCATAACCGACCTGTGCCAGCCGCCGCCCTTCCCATCCCTATCCCCTCGTCCGCGCTCTCAACCCACgccctgccgccgtcgccgccgtattCGCTCTCCACCCACGGTACTGCTGTTGTCGCCGCCGTCCTCGCGCTCTGTCCGAGATCCAGCCGCCGTCCTCGCGCTCCGCCCGAGATCCAGCAGCCGTTATCGCGCTCCGCCCGAGATCCAGCCGCCGTCCTCGCGCTCCGCCGGAGATCTAGCCGCCGTCCTCGCGCTCTGCCTGAGATCCAGCCGCCGTCCTCATGCTCAGGGATCAACCCCCTCCCTTGATCCCCATCCTCCCGCCCCCAACTTCGTCCGCCATCTTCCTCGCGCTTCTCCCCTGTCGACCCCGCCCCGGGCCCCAGCCCTGCCACGAGCTCTCCACCCGTGCTCCCCGTTCCTGCTGCCGCCGATAGAGATCCATCCACGAGCTCTCCATACCGCTGCGCCCCTCCTGAAGCCAGCCGTCTGTTGCTGCAGATCTCCGCACAGACTCGTCTTTTCCAATAG GAAGCGGTGGGTGACGGAATGTCAAGGCGTCTGGTCAGATGACCTGGGTCCGTGGCGAGTTGGTGGATCTCGACTACAGGAACATCATAGAGGCAATGATATTAG TTGTTCCAATGGGATGTAG